A genomic segment from Phragmites australis chromosome 6, lpPhrAust1.1, whole genome shotgun sequence encodes:
- the LOC133920620 gene encoding E3 ubiquitin-protein ligase EL5-like has translation MSLSSSSNSLPYSTDKGGYSTNDTLILLGIGFGATAVSVLIIVLCECLCCRRRRAGGTVVYVAARPFFMHGATDGDGGAGLSPSAVATLPSFVFRRGAAVGGGSGSSKGDDRGEGSGRGWAQCAVCLSLVQEGEVVRRLPACMHLFHVGCIDMWLRSHSTCPLCRATVEPTKEASSKEQPPPV, from the coding sequence ATGTCGCTGTCGTCGAGCTCCAACTCTCTGCCCTACTCCACGGACAAGGGCGGCTACAGCACCAACGACACGCTCATCCTCCTCGGCATCGGCTTCGGCGCCACCGCCGTCTCCGTCCTCATCATCGTGCTCTGCGAGTGCctgtgctgccgccgccgccgcgccggggGCACCGTCGTGTACGTGGCGGCCCGGCCGTTCTTCATGCACGGCGCCACTGACGGCGATGGTGGCGCCGGGCTGAGCCCCTCCGCCGTGGCCACGCTGCCGTCGTTCGTGTTCCGCAGGGGCGCGGCGgtgggcggcggcagcggcagcagcaagGGCGACGACCGCGGCGAGGGCAGTGGGCGCGGGTGGGCGCAGTGCGCGGTGTGCCTGAGCCTGGTGCAGGAGGGGGAGGTGGTGAGGCGGTTGCCGGCGTGCATGCACCTGTTCCACGTCGGCTGCATCGACATGTGGCTCCGCTCCCACTCCACGTGTCCTCTATGTCGGGCTACGGTGGAGCCTACCAAGGAGGCGTCTTCAAAAGAGCAGCCGCCTCCGGTGTAA